The following is a genomic window from Bombus pyrosoma isolate SC7728 linkage group LG5, ASM1482585v1, whole genome shotgun sequence.
ACAATATCCAAGACCAtctacatattaaaataggtCAGCTTACGTaatagaaacataaatatcGGCGAATTCAACCAAAAACGTCTCGACGTTATTTTTGATTCAAAACTATCCGGCACCTCTTTCAGCTTCATTCGAagcaaattattttccttccgATGGAAAATATCCATTGGAATATCCGCCAGTTTTTAACCAGATACAGTCCAAGTTGAGATAGAAGGAACGTAATCAATTTACAAGGTATAATCCATCGGAAGTGCCTGTACGCATCTATCGGCCCCGTGAACGTAtcaagaattaatttcaacgagGCAGTCTGTCGATCAAACCCATCGCACGGGAAGCTGACGCAATTATCACGAGACGTGTTCGAACGATTAGGAAAGCTCCGAAAATTGAACAACCAGCCACGTGACAACGTGGCCGGGATCCGTGTTCGCCTACACGGGGATCGGTGATCCGCAATTAGGCGGAGGACACCGCGATACGGGCTCGATTATCATCATCGATCGACTCGTCATAACACGTACGTCGATTACATTTAAGCAGTTGTGTTAACGTCAACTGCCGCGTTAAATGTACTCGTTTCTGTCACTGGTACTTCCACTTGAAAATACTATTGTAAGAATCTTTTTCCagttttctgaaattttctacGTAAGCAAATGGAGGAGAACcttatagaattataaaatctaggcgagaaaagaaaaaagggtaTTAGATCGATTcttgaaattacatttcattccataatatcaaagaatcagaattcaattaaaaagctTCCGAATGAAATATCTCTTAACAAGTCGACGTTTTTCcagaacgaacgaaacgataatGGATACATTCGGTACTTTTCCTGCCAACGTTTGAAGAACAAGATTTTTTAGTGGATAAATTTCATGGGTGAAAGCTCCTTTTATTAGAAACTCGTTGCCATTACCATCGAATGAGCaagatttgtataaatttaaaatttaaagtagAAGGCGAACATATTGATGAATaatgtatatgaaaaatacaccGTTACTAAGGAGCAAGCTTATCGATTGAGAAAAATTGAggatttataatttagaagtaatcctaaagtataattttaaaaaatacattgtttaaaacaacaataaaagattagaaatatgtatttaaaattccaaattatcTGACGAAGAGTATATTTTTGGTAGCTTACGGAGTCAATGAGCAGCACCTTTTAGCGTGATGTCACGACATCGTTATCGAGCCACCACTTTTAGATACTGTGGTATCATGGACTGACAACACGCTACGTGAGagataaattgttattacggACTCTCCCTATTACACGAAAGTAACACATATGAAATTAATCAACTTTTactaaataatgaaattattatatatatatgaacgTGTATGTAAACgtctaatgaaaaattaaattatcatacGTATATATGAACGTGTatacgaatttttatcttgAATTTTGAATATGATGTCATTATTATTCATTGCGGTCTGTAAAAAACTTATACAGAAGATatacagaaaaaaaatgaatagagcacttttgaagaaaagaaagtctaatttcaattaaactcTTCACTTTCGCTGCGAACTTTTTATACACTTCTCGATAATTGGACTCTGTCAGACAACCTGTATTTTTGACCAGGTAAATTTTTGATCGACGACGTGATAAATAACGAAGCCTTGCCCGTTCCATTATTTACAAGTGCCGATCCGAAAGCAACTTGAAATGGATCGATGATAAATAACGCACTAATAATAAACAGCAGGTATAGGTACAGTCTCATAACTCTAACTAAGCTTGCCTGTGTTTAtgttaaattctaatttatcgGAGCCTGATTCATAGCCTGTATTGAACAACGTGCACGGAATTCCAAGGATTCGGTACTGAATATCGAGGTTAAGCGAAATAGTATCCTTGAAGAGTAAGGTATGATCTtccatataatttaataaaatatctatctcGTTAAACGTAGTACATAGATAATTAAcgagagaaatttcattttttttcctgACCGTCTCGCTAACAGGAAAAAACATAAGAACGTAATTTTAAGGTGATACCACCttatcattaattaaagtGCTAACACTCTCGTGTTTTATAGctgataatttgtaatatctttcttttttaatcttcaaTTTAAAACTAATCTTTATAATGCAGCTTCcgttacaaaatttgttatccAACCAGGCTATCTAATAAACTTTCCAGGAACTTTTCTGTCATAAGTTACAGACTTTGCCCTCGCTTCTATCTAAAACGGATATTCGTGtaatctttgaatatttcttggGTATCTTCTAatcattaaaaacaaataatcaCGTCATTCCATTATCATGCGTAAGCGATATACTGGCGTCAAATTAATTGCATTAAAGCGCGTTTTGGATCGATGAAGCCGATCAAACaacgaaaatattatagaaactCATACGAAGGAATCTTACGAACTTATCTTTaccattttaaagaattagGAATACCAAGAAAACATGAAAAAGAATAACATTTCTCGAAAATTCTTTACTACCGTGCCGTAGGATCGAAATGAGATAAAATGATCAAAAAACGTATCCTTTTGAATTAAACccttttctaatattttgtacGATTTCGTAAATATTCAGGATAATATACAGATTTCTTTCTAAAGGGTATTTGCTTTgctattttcttaatttatcgtattgttcttgaaatttataaataatttctacaaatatttgcatCCTTATCACGTATGAGTGTAAAATTGCGATGGATTAACCGTTTtcttaataatacaaatttttaatatcaatttgtattagcactatatttttaatatccatGGATTTAGTGccaatttatatacatattttataataaatatacgttGTATTAAGTCAGAAAATATCCTAATACTTATGGCCAAGTGTGTAACTTCTTCTCAGTAACGAATTCTTCGTCCGagaaatttcttacaaatctTCCaagtttctctttcgtttctttttctttggaaaaaaCACAACGAATGGACAGGTGGAAAATTGATGGGCGAATCCAGTTGTAAGAACGAAGGTAAGGGAGCGTTTGAACGATCGATTACCGCCTTTTCTCCCTTCGTATTTTCGTTTCTACCTCGAAAACGATTCGTTAGGCTGTCCGGCTCTCCAAAAGAATCTATTGCTGGACAGATCTAACCGAGGAGAGGGCACGCTACGTCATAGTCGACTGATATTCTTCTCCGTGAATCGTGCGGGGGTGGATTGAATAATCCTTTTTCTGCCTCGTAAACAAGTCTCCTCGAATGGTTTCTCGAAGTCGATAAAACATAACGCCGGAATTTTACTAACGACGAACGCGAATTCATGTAACTTTAGAACGTTGTCCACGTGATATCAACGACGAAATCATCTTTTGTTTCCGCAAACAAAATCATTCGTGTTGGTTCCCACAATCATCTAATGTAAACTCCGTGGAAATTGTTTTGTACGAATTAGAGCCAAGTAACAATCGTTAAAGGTTTCAACAATTTAACAATTCAGGTCTAATTGTTTTTAACTTCCCTCGTGTTCTTTAAATGTCCTAATACCTCTGAACGAGTATCTGTCCAACAGTcgaagagataaaaaaaaaagttaacaCTTTCAAGTTTGATGGCACTAACGTGTTGTCAAGTGCAGGCCAGATTTCAGTGTCCGATGACATCATACACTGAAGTTACGAGCAAGCCGATCCTTTACGCAAAATTtacgaatttgaaatttttcaccaCCGGTAACACAGTGAAGCAACAGTGAAATAAAACACCGATTACTAAACATCGATTAAAGTGACTAGTAAATTTCTGCGGGCAGCAAAGGAGGAAAACAAGCGAACTATACGTACGTGGAAGAGGTCATGCTCGCCTAGAGTTCGCCGTTGCGAACATACCGGCCAACGATAATTACGCGGAAAGGGGAAAAAACGTTGGTGTTTTGCTATCGGAGAATCGACATTGCGTGAACGGTACCAAGGGAGAGATTATTGCGATAGAAAACACGAGTTCTTGTTAACACTCGTTCTTCTCGCAACGGCCACGCTAATCGTTCCGTCGATCCCTCGTGAACCGTGTTGACTTTGTTGATTAAGTGAATTTCTCCGCTCCTCGACGAGCCTTCCGCGCAACAACCAAGCTCAAGGTCCCGCCACGATAGATTGCAATTAATTCCTTACCATGCATTGGGTACTAGGTCCTCCTTGGACTTCTAGAGGTACTTCTACGATCGATGAAGGAGGATGAGAGAAGGTCCATCTTGGTAGCTTGTGACGCGAGGGTCTAATCGGCTCGATAAATATTCGACGACAAatgtggaaaaaatatattgcagtTAGCTCGCAATGGAATAATTTGATAAGCAGTGAGTACCTTAGATAAGAATTAAGGGAGCTTAGGAAAGTTGTGGTTGATTAGACGGACTAGTAAATCTAAGGATTATCGAAGATACGAAGGACTCCGTGGAATGTTAACGTCGCGGAGAATTCGGAAAATCTGGGGTGATCAAAAGGTTTTACAGACTTCGAAGGTTAAAGAATACCGTAGATTCGAGAATTCGATGATATTCGAGGACTTCGAAGGGATTGAGGATATTGAAAAGCACTGAAAGCTGCAAAGAATtcaggaatatttaaaatttcaaagagttCGGAGGGTTGAAAAGAGTTTAAAGGTTTCAAAGGAGAAtgtcgaaaaatattaatgcatTTGAAAGATCAAAGGATAATCCCACTGGTTTCGAATAATTtggagaattaaaaattttaaaaggttCTCGATAGTTTCAAAGTATTTCAATAGGTGCAAGAGAACCGAATATCAACGCGCGAAACTAACATTACTGTGTTATCACAATTTTTCTgtagtttattataaatcgGAAACTTAATGAAATTGCGGTATAAGTGCGTTTTTTTTAAAACTAGATAAGTACAAAATAAGATCCGTATCTAGGGACTTTTAGGATTATGATATGTAGATTTCTGTATCAGAGTTTAACTTCAGTTACTTTCCTTAAAGATTCTATCTTTGAGACTTTATCAAATATCGGTTGATCATAATATCAACACTGCACAATCTACAGCATTGTTACTATTTTactatcttttataattttattctagcCCAAAAGAACATATACATGCAGGGTGGCaaattggaatttatattataaatattataccttTCTTATAACTTTTGTGctttaaattatatctctTGTAAAGATACATTAATATGTCAAAAAGAATGCTTATTATTAGTGAAAATCTTACTTTCAAAAAGATGTAGACGTATTAACTTACTTCATATATTCTAATGAGATAAAGAATTTCACTATCTCGGGCCATTTTTACGGAGATGCATCGTGATTTCAAAGGAGTATTATCTCTAAATAAGGAGAAATATCGAGCTGATTTGAGcccgaagaaaagaaagatgaaaggaAAAGCTTTGTGTTTTGCAAAGAATTAACATTAACGGTAAATCGGAGTGAAAGATTCACCTTACTTTccttaagaataaaaagatctTATCAATTCAACTCTAAACAGCCTTTAAAGAATTCTAAAAACTTCTGATGATCAAATAGATTAATTACCAATCAATTGgtaaaaaatacgatataacaagaCACAAAGAAAAGATTGAGCTTGCTTTTCTTAAAAACAAGATATCTTTCTAGTTGTATTTACTTTACCACTGTCTCTAAAATATGTCAACTTTCTCCCACAATGTTCAAGTTCTATGCTATCTgctttttattaatcaatttagTATTCATGTCAATTGCCGataaatcaatgaaaaatacaatgcAACATGgtagaaaatttcacgaatcaAGGTATTTTTGCAGAGGAAAATATAGGTTCCGTTACGTTGAGTTTCGCGTGCACGTGTTGCAAAATAAATGGACCGTCTTGgcaaagaaacaaaacgaatCAGCTCCGTACGAGCGAGTGGGAGAGAATACTCCTGAACAACGATGTTGAACGATTCGTCGTGCAACGGTGCACGGAGCAATTTGGAAAATCAGATTTATTGGTGAATGGTGTTCGCCGACAACATACGCGATGTTTTCactttcgttcgataaatttgtCCCGCAACCTTGTACTTCACAACCGAGCACAAATGCTAAACTCAATGAAATGCATTTTATGATAATGCATCTTGCAGATTGTGTAATATCGAAGAATTATTGTTCCGCGGGAACGAAGAAACGTGACGCAACATCCTGTCAACCTTCAAAAACTCGTTTCAAGGACAATTTGATATATGCAAACCGGTGGAATATCTCGCGAAATCCTTCAAAATATATAGCGtctcgttttacgtcatactTAATGAAAAGAGCGGGTGCAATAACAGGAAACCAAACACTCTCAAAGAAGTAAAACAAGGATTTGTCGTGTTCTTACGCAAACAGACATATTTGTACTTGCTGCTTCGGACTTCTTCCGTTtctatatatatcataaagtAATTTATCACGCTCATTTCTGCGCTATTTATTCGTACTTAACATCGAGtctaataatagaaataattgtgTTAACTATACCGATCTTTcatcaatataattaatcaaagattcaactaataaaattaaaaatcgaatattataacgaatctCTCAGAATACGAGCCACTAACAATTCGACGAGGAATATCAAACAACCAATACCCTGACACACGAAGAATATCTCAAAAATCGGACGGAGATGCTTCATAGTCAAAATTTCATCCGAATCTTGATTAAAAACGATCGGCTGATCTTCCTCGACCATTAATCGACTACTCAGTTTCTTTATCATGCCTGTTTCTCGATACTTCGTAATGAGTCGTCGAAGAGGCCTTCGATACATGTATCCTCTTCTTGCGAAGAAGAAAACTGGGAATCTGAAAACTGGTTTTGGTAGTGTGTACATCCGAAGACTTCTGTTATTCCTGTAATTCCAGTTCATCCTGTCAACGGTGAAATGTTGCAACACGGCGAATCCATTCTTCTTGAATATACTATCAAGTGCCTCTTCGGGTCCAAGTACTTCGTATCtgttacgaaaatatttttagtacgTTTATTGGTATGACACGAAACGCAAAACATTAACAATTGCTTTTTATTCAACATGCTAGAAACATTGGTAATATCCCagaaattttgagaattttccGAAAGCCTAGAACAATATGTATTAGAGCGAGTAGAACAAtctaaatgaataaaatcTTGCACCTACGTATCTTCACCTTCAATCCATTTCgtctacaaaatataaaaaagatacgtTCACCTACTAAAGGAATCAAATAAGATCAAGCCAAGCGATATcggaaattgcaaaattcgCTCGATAAATGAATGAAACTCTCAAAAGTCTTTTACGCGACAATAAATCAGTTGTAGAGCCGAGAGTCTCGTTTCACGAATAGTATCCATCATCCAATTCCCAGTATTCGCTGTACCAGACACGCAATAAAAGAGGAATCCAGTTGAAACGCACTTCGAATCGAAGAGCTTCCACGAGAATTGACTAGAAcgaaatagagagagaaattggaaatttaccGTGACCGGTAAGATTACCTTTTATACAAATCTATGATGAACTGATCGTCGGAATTGTTGAAATAGGAGCGTACGACGCCTGGTCCGCTGAGTGGTTGACCAGAGTCACGTACTTGCTCGAGATTCTGCAGCAGATCCTCGGTGTCGACTTGAGCCAGCGAGCTGGTAAACGTGCTGTTATAAGTGATGCTCAAATAAAGGCAGAAGATCATCCACAAAAGCAGCACCAGACGCAAACCAAGGTTTCTTGGCAACGTGATGCTTTGAGACAACGAGATCGCCCAAATATGTGCAAATTTCACCTGTTCTTTGATCAAACCCATGCTCGACAATTTTTTCAGCACGATCAATAGAAGAGTGTAAACAATGAATACAAGGAACACGCTGATCCAGACGAAGTAATGAAACGGCATTACTAGCTTTAAAATGTCGTTCTCGATAGTTCTAATGCGAACCAAACTGGCGAGCACCATATCACGGAACATATACCAGCAGATGACTTCGACGTTGTCTAAGATTTGTAGATCTTCGGGTTTCGGCCCTGCTATCATGTCTATGTCGCGGTTCATGAGCTTTTCGAAGGCATCGGGCCAAGATATGTTTATTTCTGCGCTGGAGTCGACGGTCAGGTTGTAGTACTTCCCGAAGTCTTCGATGAGGAGAGCGCCTACTGCTTGCAGTGTTTCGTTACCTGTTGTGGCGATTTAGgcgatatattatttataatttaaatggaaaacgataaatagacatttgtagaatatttaaatgtgccaaagtatataaaatacttgtgatatataaaaatatctaaaatgtTCATAGCAAAATACTCATAATATTcagaatttgcataaacatatCTGTAAGCTAATAACAGGTAAAAGAAGCATGGTTGAACAGAATACTCAGAGAAGATTGGCTTCGTTTATAAGACCAATATTATCAAGCAGTTctcaaattcaattaatattcagGTAATTCAGGTAATAATTAATCGTGTTAATCTGAACGACGCTTCAGATGCTACGTCGCTTTCCAACGTGTGACACGTTtctatcaataaaaatttaatcaaaaggTTCGTTAATCTGACGAAATGTGGCCACCAAAGCCATGAATTGTCAATCAGTATCAccgtgaaataaaagatttcgaTTTAATGATGTTTTACGTGCGCCTTTTTCTCtacaaattttcgaaattatccTATAAATTTTCTGTTCCCTATTCTTCCATTTCATTGGACACGAGTGTGATGGATGTTGAAAGCGCATGTGATTGAAAAACGATCGCTGCAAGGTCGCTCCCTTGGCAATGAAACCAACAGCTTTGTTGCGAGCTAGCAACAACGAAGCatgtatataacgtttaagtGATTTATCACGATGCTCGAGGAACTCGGAGCGAAATACGTCAATTATTTCGCGAAATACCggactattaaatatttatcgcggTGACTTGACGGTATTCTTCTCGCGACGAATTAATTACATCGATTAACGTTTCCTTGAcgatgagagagaaagacagcgataagtgaattttaatattttaatattcccaAGGCTATTGATTGcagtttatgatatttttagtGCGAAGATTACTGCGCAGTtcatatgaattattataataattattaccgtgtaatgtataaaatagcaatattatcgttatttcgatttttgttTGTACACTTAAAACATGTATTAAAAGCGAAATGATTCCCGTGATGATTTCCAATTTCTaagatgatttttatattgtcCTTTACCTCCTTCAGATAaatcttttaacaaaatttcaaatacattGAGACCACTATTTCCAACATTTCACCCCCTTTTCTAAATCAACTGTCTTCTTAATAccatttttcaacatttctaACAATTTCCCTCGTTATAGCAAATATTCCACCAAGCATCATTTCAAACACAAACTAAAAATAGCAGCTTTAGTTCAAATGGCTTGACAAATCTGAAACTCGacagaatttattttcctctcaACCGCTTCAAAAATATCCACGCTGTGCGGCGATAGTTGCTTCTACATCTCTCACGCTCCCCCGTGCCCAAGTAAAAATCCACATTCCATTGAACTCTCAAACGCTGTCCCTAGTGTGCGTGTCCAGACTAGCGAACACAGTTTGCTCACGTTTCAGTTTGAGCGTGTCCTCTCTGCGCCAGAAGCTCACTGTCGCATCCGTGACGATCGCGTATTTCATGGTGCAACCACCGAGCGGGCAAAATCGACGGGAATCCGCGGCGAACGCCGCAATCCGATCCACATCGTTCGTGACCGACGTACAGGATCCTACGGATCTCGATGTAATCTCGCCTTCCGTTGCGCTTGCAC
Proteins encoded in this region:
- the LOC122567526 gene encoding uncharacterized protein LOC122567526 gives rise to the protein MNRDIDMIAGPKPEDLQILDNVEVICWYMFRDMVLASLVRIRTIENDILKLVMPFHYFVWISVFLVFIVYTLLLIVLKKLSSMGLIKEQVKFAHIWAISLSQSITLPRNLGLRLVLLLWMIFCLYLSITYNSTFTSSLAQVDTEDLLQNLEQVRDSGQPLSGPGVVRSYFNNSDDQFIIDLYKRYEVLGPEEALDSIFKKNGFAVLQHFTVDRMNWNYRNNRSLRMYTLPKPVFRFPVFFFARRGYMYRRPLRRLITKYRETGMIKKLSSRLMVEEDQPIVFNQDSDEILTMKHLRPIFEIFFVCQGIGCLIFLVELLVARILRDSL